A single region of the Vibrio chagasii genome encodes:
- a CDS encoding MDR family MFS transporter, which translates to MDRSESLFQKQRIKRFNFSVWTVLTGTLLARTSYFMAWPFLIVFLYEDYGASAIEVGTMLAVSAVVGAGTGLYSGYLSDKLGRKWVMVLGSWIASISYTGIALASEVWQFYVLIMMTGLMRPMIEAPAKAVIGDNLKDSKDRELALNIRYFLLNLGGALGPLIGITLALSQPQNLFFVAGGTYVVYGFWLLLGIERKGTFTKPDPSQLPNFAATLNVIRKDNIFVKLMVANFIMMFVYAQVESSIPQVIVRSSIADAAQLIAGLVLVNTLTIIVFQFPMLKWLEHVPLFVRTRIGMILMAIAQIGFLFTPNDWPLGWGIACFILSLGEVIAFPTLNVQIDRVAPPHLRGSYFGAAALYSLGFAIAPLLGGVVIEMLSAYWLFVLCFILCLAMIWLYWLAEHTEDSVEGESMTQT; encoded by the coding sequence ATGGATAGATCAGAAAGCTTGTTTCAAAAGCAGCGTATAAAACGGTTTAACTTTTCAGTATGGACAGTTCTGACTGGAACGTTACTCGCCCGAACAAGCTACTTTATGGCATGGCCTTTTCTGATCGTCTTTCTCTATGAAGATTACGGCGCTTCAGCGATTGAAGTCGGTACCATGCTAGCGGTATCCGCCGTTGTTGGTGCTGGAACTGGGCTCTACTCGGGTTACCTTTCGGATAAGCTAGGGCGTAAATGGGTCATGGTGCTAGGCAGTTGGATTGCCTCGATATCCTACACTGGCATCGCATTAGCGAGTGAAGTGTGGCAGTTCTATGTGTTGATCATGATGACAGGTCTAATGCGCCCAATGATCGAAGCGCCAGCTAAGGCAGTCATAGGCGATAATCTCAAAGACTCCAAAGATCGTGAGTTAGCGCTGAACATTCGTTACTTCTTACTTAATCTGGGTGGCGCACTTGGTCCATTGATTGGTATCACTTTGGCTCTTTCTCAGCCACAAAACTTGTTCTTTGTTGCTGGTGGTACTTATGTCGTTTACGGTTTCTGGCTGCTGTTAGGAATTGAACGAAAAGGTACTTTTACCAAGCCAGATCCCTCTCAACTGCCTAATTTCGCCGCGACGCTTAATGTGATTCGTAAAGACAACATTTTTGTAAAACTGATGGTCGCTAACTTCATCATGATGTTTGTCTACGCGCAGGTTGAGTCGTCAATTCCTCAAGTCATCGTGCGCTCTTCAATCGCTGATGCCGCTCAACTCATTGCTGGGTTAGTTTTGGTGAATACGCTGACGATTATCGTTTTCCAGTTCCCAATGCTTAAATGGCTTGAGCATGTGCCGCTGTTTGTTAGAACTCGAATCGGCATGATTTTGATGGCGATTGCGCAAATTGGCTTTCTTTTTACACCAAATGATTGGCCACTAGGTTGGGGAATTGCTTGTTTTATATTAAGTTTAGGAGAAGTGATTGCTTTCCCAACCCTTAATGTACAAATCGATAGAGTGGCACCGCCACATCTCAGAGGCTCTTACTTCGGTGCGGCGGCACTTTACTCTCTTGGCTTTGCTATTGCGCCATTGCTTGGTGGTGTGGTGATAGAGATGTTGAGCGCCTACTGGCTATTTGTGCTCTGTTTCATCCTATGCTTGGCGATGATTTGGTTGTACTGGTTGGCAGAGCATACTGAAGACAGTGTCGAAGGAGAGTCGATGACCCAGACTTAG
- a CDS encoding ABC transporter ATP-binding protein: MSNKFLVELSNIGKHYSNGDTEIRALDGVDLSIEKGEFLSILGPSGSGKSTLMNMLGCLDKPTEGEYQLDGKNVAALSANDLAGIRNQKIGFVFQSFNLLEYASALDNVALPLVYSGIKAKERRKRAAALLEQVGLGDRLDHKPNQLSGGQKQRVAIARALVNDPQIILADEPTGALDSKSGAEIEALFNQLHAEGRTLIIVTHDNSLAERTKRIVTIKDGKVLSDRKGQHYSA; this comes from the coding sequence ATGTCTAACAAATTCTTAGTGGAACTCTCAAATATCGGTAAACACTACTCAAACGGTGATACTGAAATACGTGCATTAGACGGTGTCGATCTCTCGATTGAGAAGGGAGAGTTTTTGTCTATTTTAGGCCCGTCAGGATCCGGTAAATCAACGCTGATGAATATGCTGGGTTGCCTTGATAAGCCGACGGAAGGGGAGTATCAGCTAGATGGAAAAAATGTTGCTGCGTTGAGTGCTAATGATCTTGCTGGTATTCGGAATCAAAAAATTGGTTTTGTATTCCAGAGTTTTAATTTGCTTGAGTATGCATCTGCATTGGACAATGTTGCTCTGCCTCTCGTGTACTCAGGGATCAAAGCCAAAGAGCGTCGTAAGCGTGCGGCGGCATTACTTGAACAAGTAGGGTTGGGCGATCGACTTGACCATAAACCGAATCAGCTGTCTGGTGGTCAGAAACAGCGTGTCGCTATTGCTAGAGCTTTGGTTAATGATCCTCAGATTATATTAGCTGATGAGCCAACAGGGGCTCTGGATTCCAAGTCTGGCGCTGAGATAGAGGCTTTGTTTAATCAGCTTCATGCTGAGGGCCGAACATTGATTATCGTGACGCACGATAATTCGCTTGCTGAACGAACCAAGCGAATCGTGACGATCAAAGACGGAAAGGTATTGTCTGACCGCAAAGGGCAACATTACTCAGCCTAG
- a CDS encoding ABC transporter permease encodes MLLPMRQIFQEMSAEKLRLGLTVLAVAWATLCISAMLSVGEGIRQGVLKTAQNGNGNLIYLSVGMATVDYGSFHQGKPLTLTAEDTKVVEALPNIKAAVPTAVWDESLTVGERGSWKKALAVTTEFQSVTNLKTRPGGRWFNPLDQKQQRKVIVLGYLLAADLFNPNESFSWFATVKLEVNPVGKTVKIGSQEFTVIGVLEKNSAKVEQGDSINYSSFVPFSTWQRFNINGDISGINVQPHDGVDRVKLADTIRQVIARKHGASVSDEQVVQVEDMFLKQKTMQQFLVGLQGFLGVIGFITLAVAGIGIANVMYATVKRSTRDIGVRMAVGATPGMIRMHYLVQSLMTMMMGGLLGLVITYTLIAVIRSLELEGNMFYERLGKPVPELSWLVVTIVVLTLVVIGVAAAWLPANRAAKVTPMEALQSE; translated from the coding sequence ATGCTATTACCGATGAGACAAATCTTTCAGGAAATGTCTGCAGAAAAGCTACGACTTGGACTCACAGTTCTGGCTGTTGCGTGGGCAACCTTGTGTATTTCAGCGATGCTATCGGTGGGAGAAGGCATTAGACAAGGCGTGCTTAAAACGGCACAAAATGGCAATGGTAATTTGATTTATCTATCAGTGGGGATGGCTACGGTTGATTATGGATCTTTTCATCAGGGCAAGCCGCTGACTCTAACAGCAGAAGATACGAAAGTTGTAGAGGCTCTGCCTAACATCAAAGCTGCGGTGCCGACAGCTGTGTGGGATGAATCACTTACTGTTGGGGAGCGAGGGTCTTGGAAAAAAGCGTTAGCGGTAACGACTGAATTTCAGTCGGTGACGAATCTCAAGACACGTCCAGGAGGGCGTTGGTTTAATCCTCTAGACCAAAAGCAACAACGCAAAGTCATCGTGTTGGGTTACCTTTTAGCGGCCGATTTGTTTAACCCTAATGAAAGCTTTAGCTGGTTTGCTACTGTCAAATTAGAGGTTAATCCCGTCGGGAAAACAGTAAAAATTGGCAGCCAAGAGTTTACGGTGATTGGTGTACTAGAGAAAAACAGTGCCAAGGTTGAACAGGGAGATAGCATCAATTATTCGAGCTTTGTTCCTTTCTCTACATGGCAGCGTTTTAATATCAACGGAGATATCAGTGGTATCAACGTTCAACCTCATGATGGTGTCGACAGAGTCAAACTTGCAGATACGATTCGTCAGGTTATTGCGCGCAAACATGGTGCTAGTGTCAGTGATGAGCAGGTCGTTCAGGTTGAGGATATGTTCCTCAAACAAAAAACGATGCAACAATTCTTAGTTGGTCTGCAGGGGTTCCTTGGTGTGATTGGTTTTATCACTTTGGCAGTGGCGGGCATAGGTATTGCTAACGTGATGTATGCAACGGTGAAACGATCCACACGAGATATTGGCGTGAGAATGGCGGTCGGTGCTACTCCAGGGATGATTCGCATGCATTATCTGGTTCAGTCATTGATGACTATGATGATGGGCGGTTTATTGGGCTTAGTAATCACTTATACACTGATTGCTGTAATTCGCTCGTTAGAGCTTGAAGGCAACATGTTTTATGAGCGTCTTGGTAAACCTGTGCCTGAGCTTTCATGGTTGGTTGTCACCATTGTTGTTTTGACGTTGGTGGTTATTGGTGTCGCTGCGGCTTGGCTTCCGGCTAATCGTGCGGCGAAAGTGACTCCGATGGAGGCACTACAAAGTGAATGA
- a CDS encoding ABC transporter permease: MVNLFLQTWQTLLAHRMKSALAIIAISWGVLSVVVLMALGEGFYRYQTKSFSFLVNDTQVVFPSSTSKPWQGLPSRREINLEQDKIELIQQAGFVKEASAVYLKWDTSVTNTQGHNIGSMVSGVAPSYFPISQNKLQPGSRNISVTDMANHTRVAVLGDRIAQMGGVDIGDHIKINGIPFYVIGVMVDNEGGISFGESRRVFVPQTTYLDLWNDKPWQLLLKPVEAMDSASFRRNIANFFAKQMHFDPTDKDAVYLPDFSEGGDVITGIFRGIQIFLTTSGAMTMAVGALGVANIMFLSVTERTREIGVRLAIGATQGSIMSQFIIEGLILVTLGSIVGLMASFGTVYLLGSMALPEWIGSPVITLSSIGMALTVTLILAFLASYFPAKRASRLTPVDALSARA; encoded by the coding sequence ATGGTTAATCTTTTTCTTCAGACTTGGCAAACGTTGTTGGCGCATCGGATGAAAAGTGCCTTGGCGATTATTGCAATTTCATGGGGCGTACTGTCTGTTGTTGTTTTAATGGCGCTAGGGGAAGGCTTCTATCGTTATCAAACGAAGTCTTTCTCATTTTTGGTCAATGACACTCAGGTTGTGTTTCCCTCTAGTACGAGTAAACCTTGGCAGGGCTTGCCCTCAAGGCGCGAAATAAACCTTGAACAAGATAAAATTGAGCTGATCCAGCAGGCTGGTTTTGTTAAAGAGGCGTCTGCTGTTTACCTTAAATGGGATACCAGCGTGACGAATACTCAAGGGCATAATATTGGCAGTATGGTGAGTGGTGTTGCTCCCTCTTATTTTCCTATCTCACAAAATAAGTTGCAGCCTGGTTCACGAAATATTTCGGTGACGGATATGGCAAACCACACACGGGTGGCTGTATTGGGTGATCGAATTGCTCAAATGGGCGGAGTCGACATTGGCGACCATATTAAGATCAACGGCATTCCATTCTACGTAATTGGTGTGATGGTCGATAATGAAGGAGGGATCTCTTTCGGTGAGAGTCGACGAGTTTTTGTGCCTCAAACTACTTATCTTGATCTCTGGAACGATAAGCCATGGCAACTGCTATTAAAGCCTGTAGAAGCCATGGATTCCGCATCGTTTAGACGTAATATTGCTAATTTTTTTGCTAAACAGATGCACTTTGACCCTACGGATAAAGATGCGGTCTATCTGCCCGACTTTAGCGAGGGTGGGGACGTGATTACCGGTATCTTTCGTGGTATTCAAATATTCCTGACGACCAGTGGCGCTATGACTATGGCGGTTGGCGCTTTGGGTGTGGCTAATATCATGTTTCTCTCTGTTACGGAAAGAACTCGAGAAATTGGCGTTCGGCTGGCGATTGGTGCAACACAGGGTTCCATCATGTCTCAGTTTATTATTGAGGGGCTTATCTTAGTTACCTTAGGATCCATCGTGGGATTAATGGCGTCCTTTGGTACGGTTTATTTGCTTGGCTCGATGGCGTTACCAGAATGGATTGGATCACCTGTTATCACGTTAAGCTCGATTGGAATGGCGTTAACGGTGACACTGATTCTGGCGTTCTTAGCCTCTTACTTTCCTGCAAAACGGGCGTCTCGTCTCACTCCTGTTGATGCACTTAGTGCGAGGGCTTAA
- a CDS encoding TolC family protein — MVKPALFSCSQRLDKPLSPRKSTLLSIGSLLLATVLSCPSYALSIEQAWQRAKQTDPDYEKARIGVQLGESSVDLSRSSLLPALSASASADWSEDRSSSNRYGAELSQVIWDSSLWSELDKAQSDYLKSQLELAQAHNDLAAKLLLVYLDIGSAQGNLQLTNSKLEEGSKLLKIFEKRYLAGKVKSIDVEEMRANQLSDKANILRAKAELESKKSELEALINQAPDSVDQIRTENLVEPPMLVASQQQWLELARNNSPELLVAIKGVEARKLDKKSAQGGYYPTVKGQVGYNDSDRLDNGEFNAGLTLSVPIDLNGSTRAKVDQTSLNLLTAKQDLRKVEIDIKKRIDQNFTQVKLNWERVLMAHDVVASRAEVLSSKEKLYDAGFLEASDVINAHNSLFDSRFLLQTNLYDYWRQRIGLLQTTGKLDDEAMALISQALHHG; from the coding sequence ATGGTTAAGCCAGCGCTGTTTAGTTGTTCACAGCGATTAGACAAACCTCTGTCACCTCGTAAATCGACCCTGTTGAGTATAGGCAGCTTGCTATTAGCAACTGTACTTAGTTGTCCTTCATATGCCCTTTCTATTGAACAAGCATGGCAGCGAGCCAAACAGACGGATCCTGATTACGAGAAAGCCCGAATTGGTGTTCAACTCGGCGAGAGTTCGGTGGATTTAAGTCGCAGCTCTTTATTACCCGCTTTAAGCGCGAGCGCTTCAGCAGACTGGAGCGAGGACCGCAGTAGTTCAAATCGGTATGGTGCAGAGCTGTCTCAGGTTATTTGGGACAGTAGTCTTTGGTCTGAATTAGATAAAGCACAATCAGATTATCTGAAATCCCAGCTGGAATTGGCTCAAGCACATAATGATTTGGCGGCTAAGTTACTTCTGGTTTATCTCGATATAGGCAGCGCCCAAGGTAACTTACAGCTAACTAACAGTAAGTTAGAGGAAGGCAGCAAGCTGCTAAAAATCTTCGAAAAACGCTATCTAGCAGGCAAAGTGAAATCGATTGATGTGGAAGAGATGCGTGCTAATCAGTTGTCTGACAAAGCCAATATTCTGCGAGCAAAGGCAGAGTTAGAAAGTAAAAAGTCAGAGCTGGAAGCGCTGATAAACCAAGCTCCTGATTCGGTGGATCAAATTCGTACTGAGAATTTGGTTGAGCCTCCTATGCTGGTGGCTTCTCAGCAGCAGTGGCTTGAGTTAGCGAGAAATAATAGCCCTGAATTACTGGTTGCCATAAAAGGCGTTGAAGCGCGCAAGCTAGACAAAAAATCCGCCCAAGGAGGTTATTACCCAACAGTTAAAGGGCAAGTGGGCTATAACGACAGTGATCGGTTGGACAACGGTGAATTTAACGCGGGTTTAACTCTTAGTGTTCCTATTGATTTAAATGGTTCAACACGCGCCAAAGTGGACCAAACTTCGCTTAACTTGTTGACGGCTAAGCAGGATTTACGAAAGGTTGAAATAGACATCAAGAAGCGAATTGATCAGAACTTTACTCAAGTGAAGCTCAACTGGGAACGAGTGTTAATGGCGCATGATGTTGTAGCGTCTCGCGCAGAGGTGTTGAGTAGCAAAGAAAAGTTATACGACGCGGGTTTCCTAGAAGCCTCAGATGTTATCAATGCACATAACAGCTTATTTGATTCAAGGTTCCTTCTACAGACCAACTTATATGATTATTGGCGTCAGAGAATAGGCCTGCTACAGACAACTGGTAAATTAGATGATGAAGCGATGGCGCTGATATCTCAGGCGTTACACCATGGTTAA
- a CDS encoding efflux RND transporter periplasmic adaptor subunit, translating into MTKRGLVSVACATLIGGGAYFYFQTSTPPEAFPTLTVSTGTIEKQAVAVGYIVPAHSVSIKSQIDGIVGEIYAGVGEYVTQGQPLIKVRPNPTPKALTDASTELMRSEANIESAKQQLANLQSLVEQEIIPKNYDEYVTARSNVKSAQADVMQKRQNLELIQSGESTIGNSRLTSTIYAPIDGTVLNRKVEVGEPIISTESSQAATEMMSLADMNSLIFKGSVSEHDAAQLTPGMPVTLTVAPYPSIEIEGVLTKIAIQSESLNSTADSSSGKSFDNGFEVEVGELKIPQDVRLRSGFSSSAQIILVKSENVLTLPERALQFEGDSPNVLIPDSSEQGFHKQAVKLGLSDGINVEVIEGVELDETVIDNSMMGAAHG; encoded by the coding sequence ATGACTAAACGTGGGTTAGTGTCTGTGGCATGTGCCACGCTGATAGGTGGAGGTGCGTATTTCTATTTTCAAACTTCAACGCCTCCAGAAGCTTTTCCAACCCTAACGGTCTCCACGGGGACGATCGAAAAGCAGGCGGTTGCGGTGGGGTATATCGTTCCCGCTCACTCTGTGTCTATCAAATCTCAAATCGACGGGATCGTTGGTGAAATCTATGCTGGTGTTGGTGAGTACGTAACGCAAGGTCAGCCGCTTATTAAGGTTCGCCCTAACCCTACCCCGAAAGCGTTGACCGATGCCTCGACAGAGTTGATGCGAAGTGAGGCGAACATTGAGTCAGCAAAACAACAACTCGCTAATCTGCAGAGTTTGGTTGAACAAGAAATCATTCCTAAGAACTACGACGAATATGTGACTGCACGTTCCAATGTGAAATCAGCACAGGCTGACGTTATGCAAAAACGTCAGAACCTCGAATTGATTCAAAGCGGGGAGTCGACAATTGGTAACTCTCGCCTCACCTCTACCATTTATGCTCCGATAGACGGTACGGTGTTGAATCGAAAAGTCGAGGTAGGAGAACCGATTATTTCTACTGAATCGAGTCAAGCGGCAACAGAAATGATGTCATTGGCCGATATGAACAGCCTGATTTTTAAGGGCAGTGTTAGTGAGCATGATGCCGCACAACTTACCCCGGGGATGCCAGTAACGCTGACCGTTGCACCTTATCCAAGTATCGAAATAGAAGGGGTACTGACTAAGATTGCGATTCAGTCTGAAAGTCTTAACTCGACAGCTGATAGTAGTTCGGGCAAAAGTTTTGATAACGGTTTTGAAGTCGAAGTTGGCGAGCTCAAAATACCTCAAGACGTCCGGTTACGTTCAGGGTTCTCATCATCTGCTCAGATAATTCTAGTTAAATCAGAAAATGTACTCACTCTACCAGAGCGCGCACTGCAATTTGAAGGCGACAGCCCTAACGTATTAATCCCAGATAGCTCAGAACAAGGCTTCCACAAGCAAGCGGTAAAACTGGGCCTATCAGATGGTATCAATGTTGAAGTCATCGAAGGTGTGGAGTTAGACGAAACCGTCATCGACAACAGTATGATGGGGGCAGCACATGGTTAA
- a CDS encoding cysteine dioxygenase produces the protein MQRTDITPTQSPALAALINNDYELNFQEFMDQIQLANKPMSLASIRFILDNIELSKEEIKSLASFDKETYCRQRLFKNDHCEVLILSWLNGQRSKIHDHLNTSCGVKILHGQATETLFETAANGHIFASQSTHFQEGSVTVSKDNDIHQISNLQAGDEPLITLHVYSPPLSQFHLYQLESGKPELLDIQQECWAYEI, from the coding sequence TTGCAACGTACTGATATTACCCCAACGCAATCTCCTGCGTTAGCCGCGTTAATTAATAACGATTATGAGCTTAATTTCCAAGAGTTTATGGACCAAATACAGCTGGCGAATAAACCTATGTCTCTGGCTTCCATTCGGTTCATATTGGATAACATCGAGCTGAGTAAAGAAGAGATCAAGTCGTTGGCGAGTTTTGATAAAGAAACATACTGCCGACAAAGACTTTTCAAGAATGACCACTGCGAAGTTTTAATTTTGAGTTGGCTAAATGGGCAAAGAAGTAAAATACACGATCATTTGAATACGTCTTGTGGCGTAAAAATTTTACACGGGCAAGCAACGGAAACCTTGTTTGAAACGGCGGCTAATGGCCATATTTTTGCTTCTCAGTCGACTCATTTCCAAGAGGGCAGTGTGACCGTCAGTAAAGATAATGATATCCATCAGATATCGAATCTACAGGCTGGAGATGAACCGCTCATTACGTTACATGTGTATTCGCCCCCTTTAAGCCAATTCCACCTCTATCAGCTAGAGAGCGGTAAGCCGGAGCTGCTCGACATACAACAAGAGTGCTGGGCCTACGAGATTTAA
- a CDS encoding LysR family transcriptional regulator, which yields MINPKLIALLPDLASFILVVNEGSFTAAAKQLGVTPSALSKLITRLEKALSVKLFERTTRTLIITQAGQLVYDQSVVMINAAQQAVELSTSDHTEPAGSITVAAPEAFLNSVLQPFVVPFLNQYPEIQLKLRAADGDIDILRQGIDIAFRLTDKPDESLVLKELGKTNLVLCASPDYLKAKGVPSHPTDLSEHDCLYLAETDKDHIWDFLKDDEFHTVSVSGRYAVNHSQMRLKGVKEGLGIGIFHDFVIQDALTEGSVVQVLNDWTIKSNYHGAIAMQFAQTKYMPARLRVFIDYAMEHLGEKLAGEIN from the coding sequence ATGATTAATCCCAAACTCATCGCCTTACTTCCTGATCTCGCCTCGTTCATCTTAGTGGTAAATGAAGGGAGTTTTACTGCGGCAGCAAAACAGCTAGGGGTGACACCTTCAGCGCTCAGTAAGCTGATTACACGTTTAGAGAAAGCACTGTCAGTCAAGCTATTCGAACGAACCACTCGTACGCTTATTATTACTCAGGCAGGCCAATTGGTTTACGACCAGAGCGTTGTCATGATTAACGCTGCACAGCAAGCGGTTGAATTGTCGACCTCTGATCACACAGAACCAGCAGGCTCCATAACAGTAGCGGCGCCTGAAGCTTTCTTAAACTCAGTGCTACAGCCTTTTGTTGTTCCATTTTTAAATCAGTATCCAGAAATCCAACTCAAGTTGAGAGCGGCCGATGGCGACATCGATATTTTACGTCAGGGCATCGACATCGCTTTCCGCCTAACCGATAAGCCCGACGAAAGCTTGGTTTTGAAAGAGCTTGGAAAGACAAACCTCGTGCTATGTGCGAGCCCCGACTATCTGAAAGCCAAAGGAGTTCCTAGCCACCCAACAGACCTTTCTGAACACGATTGTTTGTATCTTGCAGAGACAGACAAAGACCACATTTGGGACTTCCTTAAAGATGATGAGTTTCACACCGTTTCCGTCAGTGGTCGATACGCAGTGAACCACTCTCAAATGCGACTAAAAGGTGTGAAAGAAGGTTTGGGGATTGGCATCTTCCATGACTTTGTGATTCAAGATGCGTTAACAGAAGGTAGCGTTGTTCAAGTACTAAATGACTGGACCATCAAGAGTAACTACCACGGCGCCATCGCTATGCAGTTTGCACAAACCAAGTATATGCCCGCTCGCCTACGCGTGTTCATTGACTACGCGATGGAACACTTGGGTGAAAAGTTGGCAGGAGAAATAAACTGA
- the gloA2 gene encoding SMU1112c/YaeR family gloxylase I-like metalloprotein, with translation MLKGIHHAAIICSDYKASKRFYTEILKLKIIAENYRAARQSYKLDLALPNGAQIELFSFPDAPERPSFPEAQGLRHLAFCVEDVQQVKSYLEGQGIDVEPIRVDEFTGKSFTFFADPDGLPLELYQI, from the coding sequence ATGCTAAAAGGAATCCACCACGCCGCCATTATTTGCTCAGACTACAAAGCCTCAAAACGCTTTTACACTGAGATTTTAAAGCTAAAAATTATTGCAGAGAATTACCGAGCAGCGCGCCAGTCTTACAAACTTGACCTAGCACTCCCTAATGGTGCTCAAATAGAGTTGTTTAGTTTCCCTGATGCACCTGAAAGACCGAGCTTTCCAGAAGCTCAAGGATTGAGACACTTAGCCTTTTGTGTTGAGGACGTTCAACAAGTAAAAAGCTATTTAGAAGGACAAGGAATCGACGTTGAACCGATTCGAGTTGATGAGTTTACAGGGAAGTCATTCACGTTTTTCGCAGACCCAGACGGCCTGCCGCTAGAGCTTTATCAAATATAG
- a CDS encoding PepSY-associated TM helix domain-containing protein, whose amino-acid sequence MLRNESQTTVKAKATSQSTSSATSGSKTNIKTKERNKTLYFLTWRWHFYAGLFVIPFMLMLSITGLVMLFDDEIELAFHQEAIEIAASGEPIKVSQQLAAVQKQYPQGSVTQFVPSKAPDLANRFSVSLEDGTSVFATVNQYTGEVVGEVPRSDSLYQLANDIHGTLLIGDWGDYLIEVAISLSILLLISGIYLWLPRDNASRAGFLKLRVSSGPRVLMRDLHANIGGTLSLFLLLFILSGLAWTGFWGGKLVQAWSTFPAQMWDDIPLSDKTHASLNHGSEEELPWNLEQTPLPLSQDKPAEHVHHVEEASEPHDHSKMGDDHSMHVMSVSSFAIDDVIEKARALGFTQYKVNFPRSETGVYTVTANTMGGDIIDPTQDRTTHLDQYSGRILGEVTWQDYNFIAKTLAVGISLHQGDISIINKLLNALFCLAFIVVSVTGGVMWWMRRPSGQRKLGAPPKFGDAGLWKAGLVSVVLISVLFPLAGATIVTAMILDWLLFSRVEKFKTALS is encoded by the coding sequence ATGTTGAGAAATGAATCTCAAACTACTGTGAAGGCAAAAGCGACTTCGCAGTCTACAAGCAGTGCAACAAGCGGTTCGAAAACCAATATTAAAACCAAAGAGCGCAATAAAACCCTCTACTTTCTCACCTGGCGCTGGCACTTTTACGCTGGTCTATTCGTTATCCCATTCATGCTGATGCTAAGTATTACTGGCTTAGTGATGTTGTTTGACGATGAGATCGAACTGGCTTTTCATCAAGAGGCGATTGAAATTGCAGCATCCGGTGAACCAATCAAGGTTTCGCAGCAGTTAGCGGCAGTCCAAAAGCAATATCCACAAGGCTCAGTGACACAGTTTGTCCCAAGCAAAGCGCCTGATTTGGCGAACCGATTTTCAGTTTCTCTGGAAGATGGCACATCTGTTTTTGCAACTGTGAATCAATATACGGGTGAAGTTGTCGGTGAAGTACCACGCAGTGACAGCCTGTACCAGTTAGCAAACGACATCCACGGCACGTTATTGATTGGCGATTGGGGTGACTATCTGATTGAAGTTGCGATCAGCTTGTCGATTCTGTTGCTTATCAGTGGCATTTACCTATGGTTGCCAAGAGACAATGCGAGCCGTGCAGGCTTTCTTAAGCTGAGAGTGTCATCTGGCCCACGAGTACTGATGCGTGATCTGCATGCGAACATAGGTGGCACGCTATCTCTTTTTCTGCTGCTCTTTATCCTGTCTGGTTTGGCGTGGACAGGTTTCTGGGGCGGTAAGCTCGTCCAAGCATGGAGCACTTTCCCTGCTCAAATGTGGGATGATATTCCGCTGTCTGATAAGACACACGCATCGCTTAACCATGGCTCAGAAGAAGAACTGCCATGGAATCTGGAACAGACACCACTGCCGTTGTCTCAAGATAAGCCAGCAGAACACGTTCATCATGTGGAAGAGGCGTCCGAACCTCATGATCATTCTAAGATGGGTGATGACCACTCTATGCATGTCATGTCTGTGAGTAGCTTTGCCATTGATGATGTCATTGAGAAAGCACGAGCTCTTGGCTTCACGCAGTACAAGGTGAATTTCCCACGTTCTGAGACGGGTGTTTACACAGTGACAGCAAACACGATGGGCGGAGATATCATCGATCCCACTCAAGATCGTACCACGCACCTCGACCAGTATTCAGGTCGTATCCTTGGTGAAGTGACCTGGCAAGATTATAACTTTATCGCCAAGACATTAGCGGTCGGTATCTCTCTGCACCAAGGTGATATAAGTATTATCAACAAGCTTTTAAATGCCTTGTTCTGCTTGGCGTTCATCGTTGTGTCAGTGACTGGCGGTGTGATGTGGTGGATGCGCAGACCGTCAGGCCAACGTAAGCTTGGCGCGCCACCTAAGTTTGGTGATGCTGGCTTATGGAAAGCTGGTTTGGTGAGTGTTGTGCTGATTTCAGTACTATTCCCTCTCGCAGGAGCAACGATTGTGACGGCCATGATATTGGATTGGCTACTGTTCTCACGTGTTGAGAAGTTCAAAACGGCGTTGAGCTAA